A window of Ictalurus furcatus strain D&B chromosome 18, Billie_1.0, whole genome shotgun sequence contains these coding sequences:
- the stard4 gene encoding stAR-related lipid transfer protein 4, with protein MGGLPDVTELRTRLENTLISYHNLEEKEWNVTKKSKDVTVWRKPSSEFSGFLYKVEGLVMEKPCRIVDYIRPGPYRLQWDSLMTTMDIVQTLDKACCVMRYTTAGQLWNIIAPREFVDFSYTTDYQNGLLSCGVSVECEQQEQSCVRGYNHPCGWFCVPVDGVEVDGAPYSLLNGYIQTDLRGKIPQSAVDVAMAASLINFYTDLRKALAT; from the exons ATGGGCGGTTTGCCGGACGTCACTGAGCTGAGAACACGGCTGGAGAACACTCTGATATCTTATCATAATCTGGAGGAGAAGGAGTGGAACGTGACAAAGAAATCG AAAGATGTCACTGTTTGGAGGAAACCTTCATCAGAGTTCAGTGGCTTCCT CTATAAAGTGGAGGGCTTGGTAATGGAGAAGCCGTGCAGGATAGTGGACTACATTCGGCCGGGACCGTATCGCTTACAGTGGGACAGTCTGATGACCACCATGGACATTGTACAAACTCTAGACAag GCGTGTTGTGTGATGCGCTACACCACTGCAGGACAGCTGTGGAACATCATCGCTCCTCGAGAGTTTGTGGATTTCTCCTACACCACGGATTATCAGAACGGCCTCCTGTCCTGCG gtGTGAGTGTGGAGTGTGAGCAGCAGGAGCAGAGCTGTGTGAGAGGTTATAATCACCCGTGCGGTTGGTTCTGCGTTCCTGTCGATGGCGTTGAAGTCGACGGTGCCCCCTACAGTCTGCTCAACGGATACATCCAGACCGACCTGAGGGGCAAAATTCCCCAGTCCGCCGTAGACGTCGCCATGGCAGCCTCGCTCATCAACTTCTACACTGACCTCAGGAAAGCACTTGCAACCTag
- the dtwd2 gene encoding tRNA-uridine aminocarboxypropyltransferase 2 → MSESPSSHCAVSEACTPVSGELSAQEEDPEGFADLSELPVEVSERRPTCLRCCRPVKVCLCPFLPAEPLNVSTCLYIVQHPAEESRVLRTVPLLAACLPNGKCKVLIGRRFSEERHAELAAVCRDAHTLVLYPGSDAENLEDMDVDFAATPHNVIIIDGTWSQAKDMFLRNALFHLPKQVQLNSAPSSQYVIRTQPTNMCLSTLECAAVTLSIMEKNQAIQEVLLRPLRALCSFQLQHGAQVHHSKEHLLKSGLYDKPLPKNKRKIKRMQKLITNQDV, encoded by the exons ATGTCTGAATCTCCATCTTCACATTGTGCTGTTAGTGAAGCTTGCACTCCGGTTTCAGGTGAATTATCAGCGCAGGAAGAAGATCCTGAAGGTTTTGCAGATTTATCCGAGCTGCCTGTTGAAGTTAGTGAAAGGAGACCGACTTGTTTACGATGCTG CCGTCCGGTGAAGGTGTGTCTGTGTCCGTTTCTCCCCGCCGAGCCGCTGAACGTCTCCACCTGCCTGTACATCGTTCAGCATCCTGCAGAG GAGAGTCGAGTGCTCCGTACCGTCCCCCTGCTGGCCGCCTGCTTACCTAATGGCAAATGCAAAGTCTTGATTGGAAGACGGTTCAGTGAAGAGAG acacgccgaGTTAGCCGCCGTGTGCAGAGACGCGCACACCCTCGTCCTGTATCCCGGATCCGACGCCGAAAACCTGGAGGACATGGATGTGGATTTCGCCGCCACTCCTCACAACGTCATTATTATAGACGGCACATGGAGCCAAGCCAAGGACATGTTCCTCAGAAACGCTCTGTTCCACTTACCCAAACAG GTGCAGTTAAACAGCGCCCCGTCCAGTCAGTACGTGATCCGCACTCAGCCCACGAACATGTGCCTGTCCACGCTCGAGTGTGCTGCTGTCACTCTGTCCATCATGGAGAAAAACCAAGCCATACAGGAG GTTCTACTGAGGCCTCTGCGAGCTCTGTGTTCGTTCCAGCTGCAGCACGGAGCTCAGGTTCACCACAGCAAAGAGCATCTGCTGAAGAGCGGCCTGTACGATAAACCCCTGCCCAAGAACAAGCGCAAGATCAAGAGGATGCAGAAACTCATCACCAACCAGGATGTCTGA